The following coding sequences are from one Triticum aestivum cultivar Chinese Spring chromosome 5A, IWGSC CS RefSeq v2.1, whole genome shotgun sequence window:
- the LOC123107810 gene encoding uncharacterized protein isoform X2, with the protein MPPPPQAPMFRDFGWDLPRRGEAQARVPVDTLLMPAAGLRLPRPPGSAKPLVELEAHDDYGNWRQIPDFIGTCVKKCMSPSTSSRWPPSSSPRRRLSP; encoded by the exons ATGCCTCCTCCCCCTCAAGCCCCCATGTTCAGGGACTTCGGCTGGGACCTACCACGGCGTGGCGAAGCACAAGCGCGTGTGCCCGTGGATACCCTGCTCATGCCCGCAGCCGGACTGCGCCTTCCTCGGCCCCCCGGCAGCGCCAAGCCCCTCGTCGAGCTCGAG GCGCATGACGACTATGGCAATTGGCGCCAAATCCCGGATTTCATTGGAACATGTGTGAAGAAATGCATGTCACCTAGTACTTCGAGCCGGTGGCCACCTTCTTCTTCACCCAGAAGAAG GCTTTCTCCATGA
- the LOC123107810 gene encoding uncharacterized protein isoform X1: protein MPPPPQAPMFRDFGWDLPRRGEAQARVPVDTLLMPAAGLRLPRPPGSAKPLVELEAHDDYGNWRQIPDFIGTCVKKCMSPSTSSRWPPSSSPRRRRRGAGLLHVSGECLPWIQQEGDPAFFTSRATRVIDADNHSPVGFLLFNH from the exons ATGCCTCCTCCCCCTCAAGCCCCCATGTTCAGGGACTTCGGCTGGGACCTACCACGGCGTGGCGAAGCACAAGCGCGTGTGCCCGTGGATACCCTGCTCATGCCCGCAGCCGGACTGCGCCTTCCTCGGCCCCCCGGCAGCGCCAAGCCCCTCGTCGAGCTCGAG GCGCATGACGACTATGGCAATTGGCGCCAAATCCCGGATTTCATTGGAACATGTGTGAAGAAATGCATGTCACCTAGTACTTCGAGCCGGTGGCCACCTTCTTCTTCACCCAGAAGAAG AAGGAGGGGAGCTGGCCTTCTTCATGTCTCGGGGGAGTGTCTTCCTTGGATTCAACAAGAAGGGGACCCGGCCTTCTTCACGTCTCGTGCAACAA GGGTGATTGACGCGGACAACCACAGCCCGGTGGGTTTCCTGCTCTTCAACCACTAG
- the LOC123104978 gene encoding magnesium transporter MRS2-I: MAAAVAAAGGEAAAAALAAAKKRAASRSWILFDAAGEERELDADKYAIMHRVDINARDLRILDPLLSYPSTILGRERAIVLNLEHIKAIVTSEEVLLRDPSDENVIPVVEELRRRLAPSSSAQHDGKDNLSGQHDAEAAEEDESPFEFRALEVTLEAICSFLDARTTELETNAYPALDDLTSKISSHNLDKVRKLKSGMTRLTARVQKVRDELEQLLDDDDDMADLYLSRKLAGASSPVSGSGGPNWFPASPTIGSKISRASRASAATIHGNENDVEELEMLLEAYFMQIDGTLNKLTTLREYIDDTEDYINIQLDNHRNQLIQLELFLSSGTVCLSLYSLVAGVFGMNIPYTWNDGHGYVFKWVVIVSGLFCAFMFVTIVAYARHKGLVGS; encoded by the exons ATGGCGGCggctgtggcggcggcgggcggcgaggccgcggcggcggcgctggcggcggcgaagAAGCGGGCGGCGTCGCGGAGCTGGATCCTGTTCGACGCGGCGGGGGAGGAGCGGGAGCTCGACGCTGACAAGTACGCCATCATGCACCGCGTCGACATCAACGCGCGCGACCTGCGCATCCTCGACCCGCTGCTCTCCTACCCCTCCACCATCCTCGGCCGCGAGCGCGCCATCGTGCTCAATCTCGAG CACATAAAGGCGATCGTTACTTCTGAAGAG GTTTTGCTCAGGGATCCTTCAGATGAAAATGTTATTCCTGTTGTAGAGGAGCTCCGGAGACGACTAGCACCTTCAAGTTCTGCTCAgcatgatggaaaggataatttaAGTGGCCAGCATGATGcggaagctgctgaagaagatg AATCTCCCTTTGAGTTCCGTGCACTTGAGGTTACTTTGGAAGCAATCTGCAGCTTTCTTGATGCGCGCACTACTGAGCTGGAGACTAATGCTTACCCAGCTTTGGATGACCTGACATCCAAG ATTAGTAGCCACAACTTGGACAAGGTACGGAAGTTAAAAAGTGGCATGACGAGATTGACTGCAAGGGTCCAGAAG GTGAGAGATGAGCTTGAACAATTATTGGATGATGACGATGACATGGCTGATCTTTACTTGTCTAGAAAGTTGGCCGGGGCATCATCCCCTGTCAGTGGTTCCGGTGGACCAAATTGGTTCCCAGCATCCCCAACTATTGGTTCAAAAATATCAAGAGCTAGTAGAGCCAGTGCAGCAACTATACATGGAAATGAGAATGATGTGGAAGAGCTGGAGATGTTGCTGGAG GCATATTTCATGCAGATAGATGGCACATTAAACAAATTGACAACG CTGAGAGAGTATATTGATGACACAGAAGATTATATTAACATTCAG CTTGATAATCACCGTAATCAGTTGATTCAG CTAGAGCTATTCTTGAGTTCTGGGACCGTCTGCTTGTCACTCTACTCATTGGTTGCTGGAGTCTTTGGTATGAACATACCTTACACCTGGAACGACGGCCATGGATATGTCTTCAAATGG GTGGTTATTGTATCAGGGCTGTTTTGTGCTTTCATGTTCGTCACTATTGTCGCTTATGCTCGGCACAAGGGCCTTGTTGGGTCCTGA